The Methylomonas montana genome has a window encoding:
- the mltB gene encoding lytic murein transglycosylase B, with protein sequence MKIKKSLSLLTLIAAGLLRFEPVQAEVAETDSFKQFIGNMVKQQHFNEVELRKLFKVVQIQQPILDAMSKPAEGKPWFQYREIFMTEARIAGGVQFWKDNEAALKAVESQYGVPAEIIIAIIGVETKYGAFTGKYRVIDALATLAFAYPPRSEFFLKELEQFLLLAREERIDPLQPMGSYAGAMGLPQFMPSSFRGYAKDLDMDGKRNIWTNSADAIASVANYFVRNQWRAGAPIAYPVSARGEAYRQALGKGVKPDVSVGELRRMAVDIPAQLAASEMVKLLAYQQQEGEDLWLGLHNFYVITRYNHSPLYAMAVYQLSQAIAARKG encoded by the coding sequence ATGAAAATTAAAAAAAGTTTATCCCTATTGACGCTGATCGCCGCTGGTTTGCTGCGTTTTGAACCGGTGCAGGCCGAAGTCGCCGAGACCGACAGTTTTAAGCAATTTATCGGTAATATGGTCAAGCAGCAGCATTTCAATGAAGTTGAATTGAGGAAGTTGTTCAAAGTGGTGCAGATTCAGCAGCCGATTCTGGATGCGATGTCCAAACCGGCCGAAGGCAAGCCCTGGTTTCAGTACCGCGAGATATTTATGACCGAAGCCCGTATCGCCGGCGGCGTGCAGTTCTGGAAGGATAACGAAGCAGCGTTAAAGGCGGTGGAAAGTCAATACGGCGTGCCGGCGGAAATCATCATCGCCATCATCGGCGTGGAAACTAAATATGGCGCATTTACCGGCAAATACAGGGTAATCGATGCGCTGGCAACCTTGGCTTTCGCCTATCCGCCACGCAGCGAATTTTTCCTGAAAGAATTGGAACAGTTTTTGTTGCTGGCTCGGGAAGAGCGTATCGACCCGCTGCAGCCTATGGGGTCTTATGCCGGCGCGATGGGTTTGCCGCAATTCATGCCGAGCAGTTTTCGCGGCTATGCCAAGGATTTGGATATGGACGGCAAACGCAACATATGGACCAATAGCGCCGATGCGATCGCCAGCGTCGCTAATTATTTCGTACGCAACCAGTGGCGGGCCGGTGCACCTATAGCCTATCCGGTTAGCGCCCGTGGCGAAGCGTACCGGCAAGCGCTTGGCAAAGGCGTCAAACCCGATGTCAGCGTCGGCGAGTTGCGCCGCATGGCGGTGGATATACCGGCGCAATTGGCCGCCAGCGAAATGGTCAAACTACTGGCTTACCAGCAACAAGAGGGTGAGGATTTATGGTTGGGGCTGCACAATTTCTATGTCATTACCCGCTATAACCACAGTCCACTATATGCGATGGCGGTTTACCAACTCAGTCAAGCCATTGCCGCCCGTAAAGGCTGA
- the rodA gene encoding rod shape-determining protein RodA gives MRSEMRNEQFQAPSLLGNLLRKLHIDIPLFIGLLLICAASFVILYSAGGQEIPLLIRHATRMGFALLLMIVLAHVNPRRFQSFSVALFTVCVLLLVAVAVMGQISMGAQRWLDLGLFRFQPSEFTKISAPMMVAWYLSEHALPPKPKQVLGAGILLILPVLLIAKQPDLGTSLLVASSGAAVLFFAGLSWWFMLGCLVLLSSLTPVLWHFMREYQRSRVLTFMNPEADPMGAGYHIIQSKIAIGSGGINGKGWLGSSQAELDFLPESSTDFIFAVFAEEFGLFGCVGLLLLYLLIISRCFYIAVQAQDTYCRLLAGSLAFTFFVYVFVNIGMVIGVLPVVGVPLPLISYGGTSMVTLMAGFGILMSIHTHRKLLPV, from the coding sequence ATGAGAAGTGAAATGCGCAACGAACAGTTCCAGGCGCCGTCGCTGCTCGGGAATTTGCTCAGAAAGCTGCATATCGATATTCCGTTGTTTATTGGACTGCTGTTAATCTGCGCGGCCAGTTTCGTCATTTTATATAGCGCCGGCGGCCAGGAGATTCCGTTATTGATTCGGCACGCGACTCGGATGGGTTTCGCGCTGTTGTTGATGATTGTGTTGGCACATGTCAATCCGCGCCGCTTTCAAAGTTTTTCGGTGGCCTTGTTCACGGTGTGCGTACTGTTGCTGGTGGCGGTGGCGGTGATGGGGCAAATCAGTATGGGCGCCCAGCGTTGGTTAGATTTGGGTCTTTTTCGTTTTCAGCCTTCGGAGTTTACCAAGATCAGCGCGCCGATGATGGTGGCTTGGTATTTATCCGAACATGCTTTGCCGCCCAAACCCAAGCAAGTGCTGGGGGCCGGCATACTGCTCATCTTGCCGGTGCTGCTGATCGCCAAGCAACCGGATCTGGGGACATCTCTGCTGGTAGCGAGTTCCGGTGCGGCTGTATTGTTTTTTGCCGGTTTGTCGTGGTGGTTCATGCTCGGTTGCCTGGTGTTATTGTCATCCTTGACGCCGGTGCTATGGCATTTCATGCGCGAATATCAACGTAGCCGGGTGTTGACCTTCATGAACCCGGAAGCGGATCCGATGGGGGCCGGCTACCACATCATCCAGTCAAAAATCGCGATCGGCTCCGGCGGCATCAACGGTAAGGGCTGGCTGGGCAGCAGTCAGGCGGAACTGGATTTTCTGCCGGAAAGCTCCACCGATTTTATCTTCGCGGTATTTGCAGAAGAATTCGGTTTGTTCGGCTGCGTTGGGTTATTGCTGTTGTATTTGCTGATTATCAGCCGCTGTTTTTATATCGCCGTGCAGGCTCAGGATACCTACTGCCGATTGTTGGCCGGCAGCTTGGCCTTTACCTTCTTTGTGTATGTGTTCGTCAATATCGGTATGGTGATCGGCGTATTGCCGGTGGTGGGTGTGCCGCTGCCGCTGATCAGTTACGGCGGAACCTCGATGGTGACGTTGATGGCGGGCTTTGGTATTTTGATGTCCATCCATACTCACCGTAAATTATTACCCGTTTAA
- the mrdA gene encoding penicillin-binding protein 2, with protein sequence MDRKFAIKDPLAESRLFLSRIVTAFILILFLIAGLVVRLVYLQVVGHEHYATLSKDNRIKISPLPPTRGVIYDRKGRMLAENVPTYSLELIPEQIENLDNTLARLQKLLDISDEKIDLFQKQRKRNKSFTSTPLLQNLSDEDVAKFAVVRPYFPGVDVYARLVRHYPYGDLASHVVGYVGRINEQELKTLPVAKYRGTNHIGKTGIEKTYEEHLLGTAGYEEIETNAQARAVNTVATVEPVAGSNIYLTLDIDLQKIAYDALSEYNGAAVAIEIKTGGVLVFASRPGFDPNPFVSGISGKDYKALQDSPDQPLYNRALRGQYPPGSTAKPFLALAGLEYGVTDFSHRLFCPGYYKLPNVDHKYRDWKKWGHGMVDMNDAITQSCDVYFYDLALALGIDKMHDFMDKFSFGRKTGIDMVGEVDGLMPSKEWKRHYRNQAWFPGETLITGIGQGYTQATPLQLAHATATLANYGKVITPHLVHSIISADYADLIGGKADAIIPLKKQNVDNIIKGMTNVVHGARGTAGRLAKAITYQIAGKTGTAQVFTIKQEEKYNEDAIDFKMRDHALFIAFAPVHDPQIAVAIIAEHGGHGGSVAAPIAGEIIDAYLNQKKDGQP encoded by the coding sequence ATGGATAGAAAATTCGCCATCAAGGATCCGCTAGCCGAGAGCCGCTTATTCTTAAGCCGTATCGTCACGGCTTTCATATTGATCCTGTTTTTGATCGCTGGTCTGGTCGTGCGGTTGGTTTATTTACAGGTGGTCGGCCACGAACACTACGCGACATTATCGAAAGACAACCGCATCAAAATTTCGCCATTGCCGCCGACGCGCGGTGTTATTTACGATCGCAAAGGGCGGATGCTGGCCGAAAACGTGCCGACTTACAGCCTGGAGTTGATCCCCGAGCAAATCGAGAATCTCGACAACACGCTGGCCAGATTGCAGAAGCTGCTGGATATTTCCGATGAAAAAATCGATTTGTTTCAAAAGCAGCGCAAGCGCAACAAGTCATTCACCAGCACACCGTTGCTACAGAACCTCAGCGACGAAGATGTTGCCAAATTTGCGGTGGTCAGACCTTATTTTCCCGGCGTCGATGTCTATGCGCGTTTGGTTCGGCATTATCCTTACGGCGATCTGGCTTCGCATGTGGTCGGTTATGTGGGCAGGATCAACGAGCAAGAATTGAAAACCCTGCCGGTCGCCAAATATCGCGGCACCAACCACATCGGCAAAACCGGCATCGAAAAAACCTATGAAGAGCATTTGCTGGGCACTGCCGGTTACGAGGAAATAGAAACCAATGCCCAGGCCAGGGCAGTGAATACGGTGGCCACCGTGGAACCCGTAGCGGGTTCCAATATCTATTTGACCCTGGATATCGATCTGCAAAAAATCGCTTACGATGCCTTGTCAGAATATAACGGCGCGGCGGTGGCGATTGAAATCAAAACCGGTGGTGTGCTGGTGTTTGCCAGCCGGCCCGGGTTCGACCCCAATCCTTTTGTTTCCGGTATTTCCGGCAAGGATTACAAGGCACTACAGGATTCGCCGGACCAGCCTTTATACAACCGTGCGCTACGCGGTCAGTATCCACCGGGTTCAACGGCCAAGCCGTTTCTGGCGTTGGCTGGTCTGGAATATGGTGTGACCGATTTTAGTCATCGCCTGTTCTGTCCCGGCTATTACAAGCTGCCCAATGTCGATCACAAGTATCGTGACTGGAAGAAGTGGGGGCATGGCATGGTCGATATGAATGACGCTATTACCCAGTCTTGCGACGTGTATTTCTACGATCTGGCACTGGCCTTGGGTATCGATAAAATGCATGATTTCATGGATAAATTTAGCTTCGGCAGGAAAACCGGGATCGATATGGTCGGCGAAGTGGACGGCTTGATGCCATCCAAGGAGTGGAAACGTCATTATCGCAATCAGGCATGGTTTCCCGGCGAAACCTTGATCACCGGGATTGGCCAGGGTTATACCCAGGCTACGCCGTTGCAACTCGCTCACGCGACTGCCACGTTAGCCAACTATGGCAAGGTCATCACGCCGCATCTGGTGCATAGCATTATCAGCGCCGATTATGCCGATTTAATCGGCGGCAAGGCCGATGCCATTATTCCGCTGAAAAAACAGAACGTCGATAATATTATTAAAGGCATGACCAACGTGGTGCATGGTGCGCGCGGGACTGCCGGCCGGCTGGCCAAGGCCATTACCTATCAAATTGCCGGTAAGACCGGTACCGCTCAGGTATTTACCATCAAACAGGAAGAGAAATACAACGAGGACGCCATTGATTTCAAAATGCGCGATCATGCCTTGTTCATCGCCTTCGCGCCGGTGCATGACCCGCAAATTGCGGTGGCGATCATCGCTGAACATGGCGGTCACGGTGGTTCGGTGGCGGCGCCGATTGCCGGTGAAATTATCGATGCCTATCTGAATCAGAAAAAGGATGGCCAGCCATGA
- the mreD gene encoding rod shape-determining protein MreD, whose product MSRLDLMATSYFIITVAAAMVLRVMSLFPSMDMFNPDWIVLVLIYWSIALPERFGVFSAWMIGLLTDVLTGRLLGQYALIYALICYFSVNEHRRLRQFPMLQQCLFVFFCLLGSQSIIFGTESMQAGNRLTLSFWYPVLSGALVWPLVFVVLRYIRVMARIV is encoded by the coding sequence ATGTCGCGCCTTGATTTAATGGCGACTTCTTATTTCATCATTACCGTGGCGGCTGCTATGGTGTTGCGGGTGATGTCGCTGTTTCCCAGCATGGATATGTTTAATCCCGACTGGATCGTTTTGGTGTTGATCTATTGGTCGATCGCCTTGCCGGAACGCTTTGGCGTGTTTAGCGCCTGGATGATAGGGTTGCTGACCGATGTGTTGACCGGCCGCTTGTTGGGCCAATATGCCTTGATTTACGCGCTGATTTGCTATTTCAGTGTCAACGAACATCGACGTTTGCGGCAGTTTCCAATGCTGCAGCAATGTTTGTTTGTGTTTTTTTGTTTGCTGGGTTCGCAGAGTATCATTTTCGGTACGGAAAGCATGCAAGCTGGTAACCGGCTAACGTTATCGTTCTGGTATCCGGTGCTGTCGGGGGCTTTGGTGTGGCCGCTGGTGTTTGTGGTGTTGCGGTATATCCGAGTCATGGCGCGCATCGTTTGA
- the mreC gene encoding rod shape-determining protein MreC yields the protein MKLLFAKGPSLNTRLLVALLVSISLLVIDYRSERLDRLRSFLSVFTYPLQSLASLPVDFYQSVSGTIISFVELQKENHRLKELQFVNDAKLLKLAALEKENTRLRMLLENSFQLGEQVLVADLVSVKLAPYEHTVVVNKGSRFGVHAEQPVLDANGIVGQVIRALPSSSEVMLITDPDHAIPVQVNRNGLRTIAFGTGQPNRLHLPFLANNADIVPGDLLVTSGLGGVFPAGYPVAVVDKFEARPDKSFANIYATPKAELDKSREFLIVWSHSTPVLLGEPGKPAEPEAKEAGHVAP from the coding sequence ATAAAACTCTTATTTGCCAAAGGCCCTTCGCTTAATACCCGTTTACTGGTGGCATTGCTGGTATCCATCTCTTTGCTGGTTATCGACTATCGTAGCGAACGATTAGATCGACTGCGGTCCTTTTTATCGGTATTCACCTATCCGCTACAGTCACTTGCCAGCCTGCCGGTCGATTTTTATCAATCGGTTTCCGGAACGATCATTTCTTTCGTCGAATTGCAAAAAGAAAACCACCGGCTGAAAGAATTGCAGTTCGTCAACGATGCCAAATTGCTGAAATTGGCGGCTTTGGAAAAGGAAAACACCCGTCTGCGGATGTTGCTGGAAAACTCGTTTCAGCTTGGCGAACAAGTGTTGGTGGCCGACCTGGTTTCGGTGAAACTGGCGCCTTACGAGCACACGGTAGTGGTTAATAAGGGTTCTCGCTTCGGCGTACACGCCGAACAGCCGGTGCTGGATGCCAACGGCATCGTCGGCCAAGTGATTCGCGCCTTGCCGTCCAGTTCCGAAGTGATGCTGATCACCGATCCCGATCATGCCATTCCGGTGCAGGTTAACCGTAACGGCCTGCGTACCATCGCTTTCGGCACCGGCCAGCCCAATCGCCTGCATCTACCCTTTTTGGCCAATAATGCTGATATCGTACCGGGCGATTTGCTGGTCACGTCCGGTTTGGGCGGGGTATTTCCAGCCGGCTATCCGGTGGCTGTGGTCGATAAGTTCGAGGCCCGGCCTGATAAATCTTTTGCCAATATTTACGCCACCCCCAAAGCTGAACTGGATAAGAGCCGCGAATTTTTGATCGTTTGGAGCCATTCGACGCCGGTCTTACTGGGCGAGCCGGGTAAGCCAGCGGAGCCGGAAGCCAAGGAAGCAGGGCATGTCGCGCCTTGA